One Streptosporangium sp. NBC_01495 DNA window includes the following coding sequences:
- the metH gene encoding methionine synthase: MNGSLRHDDEHVRYAPGGARPADGTPGAEERARALRELLGQRILVLDGAWGTMLQGASLTPDDYRGDRFLDHPRDVTGDPDLLNLTRPDVILDIHRQYLAAGADITTTNTFTATSIGQADYGLESLVREMNLRAAQLARQAADEAGGRFVAGSIGPLNVTLSLSPRVEDPAYRAVSFDEVRATYAEQISALAEGGVDLLLIETIFDTLNAKAAIAAARDVAPHLPLWISVTIVDLSGRTLSGQTVEAFWSAIRHAEPLVVGVNCALGAEEARPHVAELARLAGTYTASHPNAGLPNAFGGYDQTPEETAALLGEFATSGMVNIVGGCCGTSPQHIERIAAAVSGLPPRKVAEPPARTRFSGLEPFEIGPDTGFVMIGERTNVTGSARFRRLIEGGDHQAAVDVALEQVRGGANLLDVNMDADLLDSVQAMTTFLNLIATEPEVARIPVMIDSSRWSVLEAGLKCVQGKGVVNSISLKEGEEAFLEQARIIRDYGAGVVVMAFDEKGQADTAERKVSICARAYDLLTQQAGFAAEDIVFDPNVLAVATGISEHNGYAKAFIEALPLIKERCPGALTSGGISNLSFSFRGNDVVREAMHSAFLLHAVRAGLDMGIVNAGQLAVYQDIPADLLELVEDVIFDRRDDATDRLVTFAETVSGSGTRRVVDLAWRDAPVEERLSYALVHGIVDFIEADTEEARQSRKRPLEVIEGPLMDGMKIVGDLFGAGKMFLPQVVKSARVMKRSVAYLEPYMEAEKEQARLEGRLDTGRGQGKVVLATVKGDVHDIGKNIVGVVLGCNNYEVIDLGVMVPASVILDTALAEGADVIGLSGLITPSLDEMVTVAAEMQRRGLKLPLLVGGATTSRQHTAVRIAPAYENPTVHVLDASRVVGVVSDLLDGGRAQILEASNRADQERLREQYANKQRTPLLTVEKARANPERVSFEDLPVPDFTGVRVVEPDLGTLRAMIDWQFLFLAWELKGKYPAILDQPVARELFDDANTMLDQIIAEGSFQAKGAYGYWSAHSEGDDIVIDGPGEGLRLPMLRQQTAKPEGRPNRSLADYVAPAGDHLGGFAVAVHGAEELSAFYEAQNDDYRSIMVKALADRLAEAFAEHIHLQARRGWYEPEADPLIEDLHAERFRGIRPALGYPASPDHSQKRELFDLLDADRLGMGLTESFAMTPAASVSGLLFAHESSRYFTVGRIGRDQVEDYALRRGLDLAEVERWLRPNLAYDPS, encoded by the coding sequence ATGAACGGATCCTTGAGGCACGACGACGAGCACGTCCGGTACGCACCCGGCGGTGCGCGTCCCGCAGACGGCACGCCGGGAGCCGAGGAGCGCGCGCGGGCCCTGCGGGAGCTGCTGGGGCAGCGGATCCTGGTGCTCGACGGAGCCTGGGGCACGATGCTGCAGGGAGCCTCGCTCACCCCGGACGACTACCGTGGCGACCGGTTCCTCGACCACCCGCGCGACGTGACCGGCGACCCCGACCTGCTGAACCTGACGCGCCCCGACGTCATCCTGGACATCCACCGGCAGTACCTCGCGGCCGGCGCGGACATCACCACCACCAACACCTTCACCGCCACGAGCATCGGCCAGGCCGACTACGGGCTGGAGTCGCTGGTGCGGGAGATGAACCTGCGGGCCGCCCAGCTGGCCCGCCAGGCCGCCGACGAGGCGGGCGGGCGGTTCGTGGCCGGTTCGATCGGCCCGCTGAACGTCACGCTGTCGCTGTCCCCGCGCGTCGAGGACCCCGCCTACCGGGCGGTCTCGTTCGACGAGGTCCGTGCCACGTACGCCGAGCAGATCAGCGCGCTGGCCGAGGGCGGGGTCGACCTGCTGCTGATCGAGACGATCTTCGACACGCTCAACGCGAAGGCCGCGATCGCCGCCGCCCGCGACGTCGCCCCGCACCTGCCCCTGTGGATCTCGGTGACGATCGTCGACCTGAGCGGGCGCACGCTGTCGGGACAGACCGTCGAGGCGTTCTGGAGCGCGATCCGGCACGCCGAACCGCTCGTGGTCGGCGTGAACTGCGCGCTGGGCGCCGAGGAGGCGCGCCCGCACGTCGCCGAACTGGCGCGCCTCGCCGGCACCTACACGGCCAGCCACCCCAACGCGGGCCTGCCCAACGCGTTCGGCGGCTACGACCAGACCCCGGAAGAGACGGCGGCGCTGCTCGGCGAGTTCGCCACCTCGGGGATGGTCAACATCGTCGGCGGGTGCTGCGGGACCTCGCCGCAGCACATCGAGCGGATCGCGGCCGCGGTGTCCGGCCTCCCGCCGCGCAAGGTCGCGGAACCGCCGGCCCGTACCCGGTTCAGCGGCCTGGAGCCCTTCGAGATCGGCCCGGACACCGGGTTCGTCATGATCGGCGAGCGCACCAACGTCACCGGTTCCGCGCGCTTCCGCCGCCTGATCGAGGGCGGCGATCACCAGGCGGCCGTCGACGTCGCGCTGGAGCAGGTACGCGGCGGCGCCAACCTGCTCGACGTCAACATGGACGCCGACCTGCTCGACAGCGTGCAGGCCATGACCACCTTCCTGAACCTGATCGCGACCGAGCCGGAGGTCGCCCGCATCCCGGTCATGATCGACAGCTCGCGGTGGAGCGTGCTGGAGGCCGGGCTCAAGTGCGTGCAGGGCAAGGGCGTCGTCAACTCGATCAGCCTCAAGGAGGGCGAGGAGGCGTTCCTGGAGCAGGCGCGGATCATCCGCGACTACGGCGCGGGCGTGGTGGTGATGGCCTTCGACGAGAAGGGGCAGGCCGACACCGCCGAGCGCAAGGTGTCGATCTGCGCCCGCGCCTACGACCTGCTGACCCAGCAGGCCGGGTTCGCCGCCGAGGACATCGTGTTCGACCCCAACGTGCTCGCGGTCGCCACCGGCATCAGCGAGCACAACGGGTACGCCAAGGCGTTCATCGAGGCGCTGCCGCTGATCAAGGAGCGCTGCCCGGGAGCGCTGACCAGCGGCGGCATCTCCAACCTGTCGTTCTCCTTCCGAGGCAACGACGTCGTGCGCGAGGCGATGCACTCGGCGTTCCTGCTGCACGCGGTGCGCGCCGGGCTGGACATGGGCATCGTCAACGCGGGGCAGCTCGCGGTCTACCAGGACATCCCCGCCGACCTGCTCGAACTCGTCGAGGACGTGATCTTCGATCGGCGAGACGACGCCACCGACCGGCTCGTCACCTTCGCCGAGACCGTGAGCGGCTCCGGCACGCGCCGCGTCGTGGACCTGGCCTGGCGTGACGCCCCGGTGGAGGAGCGCCTGTCGTACGCCCTCGTGCACGGCATCGTCGACTTCATCGAGGCCGACACCGAGGAGGCCCGCCAGAGCAGGAAACGCCCCCTTGAGGTGATCGAGGGGCCGCTCATGGACGGGATGAAGATCGTGGGCGACCTGTTCGGGGCGGGGAAGATGTTCCTGCCGCAGGTCGTCAAGAGCGCGCGGGTGATGAAGCGCTCGGTCGCCTACCTCGAGCCCTACATGGAGGCGGAGAAGGAGCAGGCGCGGCTGGAGGGACGTCTCGACACCGGCCGGGGCCAGGGAAAGGTGGTGCTCGCCACCGTCAAGGGCGACGTGCACGACATCGGCAAGAACATCGTGGGCGTCGTCCTCGGCTGCAACAACTACGAGGTCATCGACCTCGGGGTCATGGTCCCGGCCTCGGTCATCCTGGACACCGCGCTCGCCGAGGGAGCCGACGTCATCGGGCTCTCCGGGCTGATCACCCCGTCGCTGGACGAGATGGTCACTGTCGCCGCGGAGATGCAGCGCCGCGGGTTGAAGCTGCCCCTGCTGGTCGGCGGCGCCACGACCTCGCGCCAGCACACCGCGGTCCGCATCGCCCCCGCCTACGAAAACCCCACGGTCCACGTGCTCGACGCCTCCCGCGTCGTCGGCGTCGTCTCCGACCTGCTGGACGGCGGCCGGGCCCAGATACTGGAGGCGAGCAACCGCGCCGACCAGGAGCGCCTGCGCGAGCAGTACGCGAACAAGCAGCGCACCCCCCTGCTGACCGTCGAGAAGGCCCGCGCGAACCCCGAGCGGGTCTCCTTCGAGGACCTGCCCGTCCCCGATTTCACCGGCGTCCGCGTCGTGGAGCCGGACCTGGGCACCCTCCGCGCGATGATCGACTGGCAGTTCCTCTTCCTGGCCTGGGAGCTGAAGGGCAAGTACCCGGCCATCCTGGACCAGCCGGTGGCCCGCGAGCTCTTCGACGACGCCAACACCATGCTCGACCAGATCATCGCCGAGGGGAGCTTCCAGGCCAAGGGCGCCTACGGCTACTGGTCGGCCCACTCCGAGGGCGACGACATCGTGATCGACGGTCCCGGGGAGGGTCTTCGGCTGCCGATGCTGCGCCAGCAGACGGCCAAGCCCGAGGGTCGGCCCAACCGGAGCCTGGCGGACTACGTGGCTCCGGCCGGAGACCACCTGGGCGGGTTCGCCGTGGCCGTGCACGGCGCCGAGGAGCTCTCGGCCTTCTACGAGGCGCAGAACGACGACTATCGGTCGATCATGGTGAAGGCCCTCGCCGACCGCCTGGCCGAGGCGTTCGCCGAGCACATCCACCTACAGGCGCGGCGGGGCTGGTACGAGCCCGAGGCCGATCCCCTCATCGAGGACCTGCACGCGGAGCGCTTCCGCGGCATCCGCCCCGCGCTCGGCTATCCCGCGAGCCCCGACCACAGCCAGAAGCGGGAGCTGTTCGACCTGCTGGACGCCGACCGGCTCGGCATGGGCCTGACCGAGTCCTTCGCGATGACCCCGGCCGCGAGCGTGAGCGGACTGCTCTTCGCCCACGAGTCGTCGCGCTACTTCACCGTGGGACGTATCGGCAGGGACCAGGTCGAGGACTACGCCCTGCGCCGGGGCCTCGACCTCGCGGAGGTCGAGCGCTGGCTGCGCCCCAACCTGGCTTACGACCCGAGCTGA
- a CDS encoding MinD/ParA family ATP-binding protein — translation MPEQEIKAPEHIYTWVDVDAHLATLAADKQWPDWLHECDAFWDGLEMRISPQASPQEALSWLGDKFEVGSTTSHEGETVLRLDDVPGQPSARLLPLSVRQRTLEPPRREPRWRERHIVRGLGEPLPHPESPFPGNVRIAAMHSFKGGAGRTLHGVALADAIARRGDRVLLVDADLEAPGITWMFSAHSRRVDFGYEDFLALLHSSEDGRPDDAVKLGAAYLPNQMIDNVIVMPARRSLRDIAPPRLEPTDLLTPERSIYYLTESLAALADRLGARTVLIDLSTGSSELAAPILLDPRVQRIFVTAVSDQSLYGTLRTIQELGRRAPTRTDDPASVAVITRFRQDGRWEPVTKAATLLRDAITRMLEPSIQEGSDRVTLEPLFSVFQGQLPALPASWEEAVDLVRRRHVAETLTSLVERLAPPS, via the coding sequence ATGCCCGAGCAAGAGATCAAGGCCCCCGAGCACATCTACACCTGGGTCGATGTGGACGCCCATCTCGCAACTCTGGCAGCCGACAAGCAGTGGCCGGACTGGCTCCATGAGTGCGACGCCTTCTGGGACGGCCTCGAAATGAGGATCTCTCCTCAGGCTTCACCTCAAGAAGCCCTGTCTTGGTTGGGCGACAAGTTCGAGGTGGGATCGACGACGTCACATGAAGGAGAGACCGTTCTCCGGCTTGACGACGTTCCCGGACAACCTTCCGCCAGGCTGCTCCCGCTTTCGGTGCGTCAGCGGACGCTCGAACCACCCCGACGTGAGCCCCGCTGGAGGGAGCGACACATCGTCCGCGGCCTCGGGGAACCACTCCCCCACCCGGAGTCGCCGTTCCCGGGCAACGTGCGGATCGCGGCGATGCACTCATTCAAGGGCGGAGCGGGACGGACCCTCCACGGAGTGGCTCTCGCCGACGCCATAGCCCGGCGCGGCGATCGAGTGCTGCTCGTCGACGCCGATCTGGAGGCGCCGGGAATCACCTGGATGTTCAGCGCACACAGCAGACGCGTCGACTTCGGCTATGAGGACTTCCTCGCACTGCTCCACTCCTCCGAGGACGGCCGTCCTGACGACGCGGTGAAACTAGGCGCGGCCTATCTGCCGAACCAGATGATCGACAACGTGATCGTGATGCCCGCCCGGCGCTCGCTGCGGGACATCGCCCCACCACGGCTCGAACCCACCGACCTGCTGACCCCGGAGCGGTCGATCTACTACCTGACCGAGTCGCTCGCCGCACTCGCCGACCGGCTCGGAGCACGGACGGTCCTGATCGACCTGAGTACGGGCAGCAGCGAACTCGCGGCTCCCATCCTGCTCGACCCACGCGTCCAACGAATCTTCGTCACCGCCGTCAGCGACCAGTCGCTGTACGGCACGCTTCGCACCATCCAGGAACTCGGCCGCCGCGCGCCGACCCGCACCGACGACCCGGCAAGCGTGGCCGTCATCACCCGGTTCCGTCAGGATGGTCGTTGGGAACCGGTCACCAAAGCGGCGACCCTACTCCGCGACGCGATCACCCGGATGCTCGAACCGAGCATTCAGGAAGGTTCAGATCGCGTCACACTGGAGCCCCTTTTCAGCGTGTTCCAGGGTCAGCTGCCAGCACTGCCCGCCTCCTGGGAGGAGGCCGTGGACCTGGTCCGGCGTCGGCACGTCGCGGAGACGCTTACCTCGCTCGTTGAAAGGCTCGCGCCTCCGAGCTGA
- a CDS encoding transposase family protein: protein MLFYRAAVDVSRSTLNYVAGLIRRHRKAIGSAWRRLNPGQQALLVLVHLRKGETFVELGAGFGVSTATAWRYVQETVALLSARSPKLGRALRKAKRDGVHYLVLDGTLIRTDRIKADRPYFSGKHRVHGMNVQVIASPDGTILWTSGALPGKTHDLSAARIWGILRALEQAGIITLADKAYQGAEGPVATPYKGKNKPASQKQANRFHATLRGPGERANAQLKSWKILRKLRCSPGKAGHLCKAIAVLQNHRVAQAA from the coding sequence ATGCTGTTCTATCGTGCTGCCGTCGATGTGTCGCGTTCAACGCTGAACTACGTCGCCGGCCTGATCCGCCGGCACCGCAAGGCGATCGGGTCGGCCTGGCGGCGGCTCAACCCGGGACAACAGGCCCTGCTGGTCCTGGTCCACCTGCGCAAGGGCGAGACGTTCGTCGAGCTCGGCGCGGGGTTCGGGGTGTCGACGGCGACCGCGTGGCGCTACGTACAGGAGACGGTGGCGTTGCTGTCGGCGCGCTCGCCGAAGCTCGGCCGGGCGTTGCGGAAGGCCAAGCGGGACGGGGTGCACTACCTGGTGCTGGACGGCACACTGATCCGCACCGACCGGATCAAGGCCGACCGACCGTACTTCTCCGGCAAGCACCGCGTGCATGGAATGAACGTGCAGGTCATCGCCTCACCGGACGGGACGATCCTGTGGACCTCCGGAGCCTTGCCGGGCAAGACGCATGATCTGAGTGCCGCCCGCATCTGGGGCATCCTGCGTGCGCTGGAGCAGGCCGGAATCATCACTCTGGCCGACAAGGCGTATCAGGGAGCCGAGGGCCCGGTCGCCACGCCGTACAAGGGCAAGAACAAGCCCGCGTCGCAGAAGCAGGCCAACCGCTTCCACGCCACGCTCCGCGGACCCGGCGAACGCGCCAACGCCCAGCTGAAGAGCTGGAAAATCCTCCGGAAGCTACGCTGCAGCCCCGGCAAGGCCGGCCACCTGTGCAAGGCCATCGCCGTCCTTCAAAACCACCGCGTCGCACAGGCCGCCTAA
- a CDS encoding ISAs1 family transposase, producing the protein MPSSPIGVLTRHSEHAAASDPWTDLPTLAEVLNTLPDPRSRRGRRYRLGPLLALSLLAVLGGATSIAAINRSISGYDPSVLSRAGLPGTARLATSTLRRLLARLDGDAFDTAIGTYLAALTADGLPAADPPTSRVPLIGLAVDGKALRGSRTGNGTVTHLLAAMRHDTQTVLAQRQIAAKSNEIPAFTPLLSGLDLSGAVVTADALHTQHEHARQILAAGGHYLFIVKGNQPTLHRRLKTLPWRAALLNDRTDEHGHGRREIRRMKICTVRPGLPFPHAAQAIQVKRRRTNRRTGKTTIVTIYAITSLPPGRATHARLAALIRGHWSIEALHHIRDVTYREDASRVRTGAAPRVMASLRNLAIGLARMIGWTNIAAATDHYRSHPANGLQLLGLTT; encoded by the coding sequence GTGCCATCATCCCCGATCGGCGTGCTCACCCGCCACTCCGAGCACGCCGCAGCATCCGATCCATGGACCGATCTGCCCACCCTGGCCGAGGTCCTGAACACCCTGCCCGACCCGCGCAGCCGCCGCGGACGCCGCTACCGGCTCGGCCCGCTGCTGGCGCTGTCCCTGCTCGCCGTACTCGGCGGAGCCACCTCGATCGCGGCGATCAACCGATCCATCAGCGGATATGACCCGAGCGTCCTGTCGCGCGCCGGGCTGCCCGGCACCGCCCGCCTGGCCACCAGCACCCTGCGGCGACTACTCGCCCGCCTGGACGGCGACGCCTTCGACACCGCGATCGGCACCTACTTGGCCGCCCTCACCGCCGACGGCCTGCCCGCCGCAGACCCGCCCACCAGCCGAGTCCCGCTGATCGGCCTGGCCGTGGACGGCAAAGCCCTGCGCGGCAGCCGCACCGGCAACGGAACCGTGACCCACCTGCTGGCCGCCATGCGCCATGACACCCAGACCGTCCTGGCTCAGCGGCAGATCGCGGCCAAAAGCAATGAGATTCCCGCGTTCACACCATTGCTGTCCGGCCTGGACCTGTCCGGGGCGGTGGTCACCGCCGACGCCCTGCACACCCAGCATGAGCACGCCCGGCAGATCCTCGCCGCAGGCGGCCACTACCTGTTCATCGTCAAGGGCAACCAGCCCACCCTGCACCGCCGGCTCAAGACCCTGCCCTGGCGGGCGGCCCTGCTCAACGACCGCACCGACGAGCACGGCCACGGCCGCCGCGAGATCCGCCGCATGAAGATCTGCACCGTCCGGCCCGGCCTGCCCTTCCCCCACGCCGCCCAGGCGATCCAGGTCAAACGCCGCCGCACCAACCGCCGAACCGGCAAGACCACCATCGTCACGATCTACGCGATCACCAGCCTGCCGCCCGGCCGGGCCACCCACGCCCGACTCGCCGCACTGATCCGCGGCCACTGGAGTATCGAGGCTCTGCACCACATCCGCGACGTCACCTACCGCGAGGACGCCTCCCGGGTTCGGACCGGCGCCGCCCCACGGGTCATGGCGAGCCTGCGCAACCTGGCCATCGGCCTGGCCCGCATGATCGGCTGGACCAACATCGCCGCCGCCACCGACCACTACCGCAGCCATCCCGCAAACGGTCTTCAGCTACTCGGTCTCACGACATGA
- the pglX gene encoding BREX-2 system adenine-specific DNA-methyltransferase PglX — MIDQMALLTDLRQQVRILEADLQEGTAEETTRQGLAGAWQSADTRMSFHEWQEEQVTRVALAWVLGTVLLRFCEDTGLVELPFIAGPEKRFAQAVRRQGEHFRRHPHHTDRDRLLSAFSEVSASLAPVSLFPEQDAVVRHLVPSHSAVGDLLVFWRRLDEVGELIHDFTDPEWGTEFLGVLYQDLSETARKSYALIQTPTFVEEFILDHTLDPAMEQFGLEGLRLIDPVCGSGTFLLGAFHRLLNRWRTAEPNTDSWELIRRALASVHGVDRHPFAVTISRFRLLISAMKAAGADRLPNTLELLMPVAAGDSLLDGRNAPSPRLMSMNASDDEMYSHFPSEIGLLDAGSYHVVVGNPPYITVKNKAENERYREAYSKVCSGMYALTVPFAQRFFQFARPEDSSGQGAGYIGQLTSNSFMKREFGRKLIEDFFPSVDLTNVIDTSGAYIPGHGTPTVILLGRQRPPRGTSPVGAVIGIRGEPETPADPASGHVWRSIVDQTSDQNGSNGWTQFLWLDRSVLRTFPWNLAVPTTTEILRRMEGGSRLGDRVTRIGYFATTGSDDIFTAPPASFRRIHAERQPLVKVITGSEVRDWIVLPVREAFFPRQDARQPVNIERFPEHLERLWPYRTVMGHRMNHSGGTYFKADRTWYDWHHVTETRDAHPWSIVFPWVATHTHFTLLRDPIFPLHSAPVIRLPKMAWDVDHQQLTALLNSSAVCFWLKQHSQTKGRPASDQPGTGTGEPWTAFYEFTSTRLADLPLPTDRWSADRWSIHAMRLDDLANTLMVTLPAEVIRTCPKLSRQVLADARDRWVRTRETMIALQEELDWEIYGRYGLLPETGKMMTDGEHVPLVKAGERAFEIVLARKVAAGTAATTWFTRHNLNPLTEVPGHWPSVYQEIVRNRIDAIEADPALCAIEQPEYKRRWASENWDHLLFDALRDWLLDHCETPELWYEQQDGMPRPRPLTIQELSDLLQEDSEVREAASFYAPGKPLNKILQDLISEHEVPYLAALRLRESGLRKRAEWEKVWDLQRHEDELRRTGNAHAADQQRDSIPVPPKYTASDFLKVAYWRQRGKFDVPNERFVSYPGVGDRGSPLIGWSGWESRERAHVLWRLANKWIPPNSEAVVPLIAGLLELSRWHNRSHSEDQHWIEMFNRALATTDIEGFRTWRPPKSNRGRPRKNS, encoded by the coding sequence ATGATCGACCAGATGGCCTTGCTGACCGACCTTCGTCAGCAGGTGAGGATCCTGGAGGCCGACCTGCAGGAAGGAACTGCCGAAGAAACCACCCGGCAGGGGCTCGCGGGGGCGTGGCAGTCGGCCGACACGCGCATGTCGTTTCATGAGTGGCAGGAGGAACAGGTCACCAGGGTCGCCTTGGCATGGGTTCTGGGCACCGTCCTCCTACGGTTCTGTGAAGACACCGGCCTGGTCGAACTGCCGTTCATCGCAGGCCCAGAGAAAAGATTCGCCCAGGCGGTCCGGCGACAGGGCGAGCACTTCCGCCGTCACCCACACCACACCGACCGAGACCGGCTCCTGTCCGCGTTCTCCGAGGTATCGGCCTCGTTGGCCCCCGTGAGCCTGTTCCCCGAACAAGACGCGGTGGTTCGGCATCTTGTGCCCTCGCACAGCGCCGTGGGAGACCTCCTCGTTTTCTGGCGACGACTCGATGAGGTCGGCGAGCTCATCCACGATTTCACCGACCCCGAATGGGGCACAGAATTCCTCGGCGTCCTCTATCAGGACCTGTCCGAGACAGCCAGGAAGTCCTACGCTCTCATCCAGACGCCGACGTTCGTCGAGGAGTTCATCCTCGATCACACCCTTGATCCGGCGATGGAGCAGTTCGGTCTGGAGGGGCTCAGGCTGATCGACCCGGTATGCGGTTCCGGAACCTTCCTGCTCGGAGCATTCCATCGTCTGCTGAACCGATGGAGGACAGCCGAGCCGAACACCGACAGCTGGGAGTTGATCCGGAGAGCCCTCGCGTCAGTTCACGGCGTCGACCGGCACCCCTTCGCGGTGACGATCAGCCGGTTCCGGCTCCTCATCAGCGCGATGAAGGCAGCGGGAGCCGACAGGCTCCCCAACACCCTGGAACTCCTCATGCCGGTCGCCGCCGGCGACTCGCTCCTCGATGGCCGTAACGCGCCCAGCCCCCGCCTCATGTCCATGAACGCTTCGGATGACGAGATGTACAGTCATTTCCCATCGGAAATCGGCCTGCTGGATGCTGGCAGCTATCACGTGGTCGTCGGCAACCCGCCATACATAACGGTCAAGAACAAAGCGGAGAACGAGCGGTACCGCGAGGCTTACTCAAAGGTCTGTTCCGGGATGTACGCCCTGACAGTGCCGTTCGCACAGCGGTTCTTCCAGTTCGCGCGCCCTGAGGATTCTTCCGGGCAGGGTGCGGGCTACATCGGCCAGCTGACCTCGAACAGCTTCATGAAGCGCGAGTTCGGCCGGAAACTGATCGAGGACTTCTTCCCGTCGGTCGACCTCACCAACGTGATCGACACCTCAGGGGCCTACATCCCCGGACACGGCACTCCGACCGTCATCCTGCTGGGAAGACAACGCCCCCCGCGCGGCACTTCCCCTGTTGGCGCCGTCATTGGCATCCGGGGAGAGCCGGAGACTCCCGCAGATCCCGCAAGCGGACATGTGTGGCGGTCCATCGTGGATCAAACCTCGGACCAGAACGGAAGCAACGGATGGACACAGTTCCTGTGGCTGGACAGAAGCGTGCTGCGAACCTTCCCATGGAACCTCGCCGTCCCCACCACGACGGAGATCCTGCGGCGGATGGAGGGCGGCAGTCGGCTCGGAGACCGAGTGACACGGATCGGCTACTTCGCCACCACCGGCTCCGATGACATCTTCACCGCACCACCAGCCTCCTTCCGGAGAATCCATGCCGAAAGGCAACCGCTCGTCAAGGTGATCACTGGTTCCGAGGTGAGGGACTGGATCGTCCTGCCGGTAAGGGAGGCCTTCTTCCCCCGGCAGGACGCTCGACAACCGGTGAACATCGAGCGATTCCCGGAACATCTCGAACGACTCTGGCCCTACCGGACGGTCATGGGACACCGCATGAACCACTCCGGTGGCACCTACTTCAAGGCCGACCGCACGTGGTACGACTGGCATCACGTGACCGAGACGAGGGACGCCCACCCCTGGTCTATCGTCTTCCCCTGGGTCGCCACCCACACCCACTTCACCCTGCTGCGTGACCCCATTTTCCCCCTGCACTCTGCGCCGGTGATCAGGTTGCCGAAGATGGCCTGGGACGTCGACCACCAGCAACTGACCGCGCTACTCAACAGCTCCGCCGTCTGCTTCTGGCTCAAACAACACAGCCAGACCAAGGGACGGCCGGCCTCCGACCAGCCCGGAACAGGAACCGGCGAACCGTGGACCGCTTTCTATGAGTTCACCTCCACGCGCCTGGCGGACCTTCCGCTCCCCACCGACCGATGGTCGGCCGACCGATGGTCGATCCACGCGATGCGGTTGGACGATCTGGCCAACACTCTGATGGTGACTCTCCCTGCCGAGGTCATCCGGACCTGCCCGAAGCTGTCGCGGCAGGTACTGGCTGACGCCCGCGACCGGTGGGTGCGAACAAGAGAGACGATGATCGCGCTTCAGGAGGAGCTGGACTGGGAGATCTACGGCCGATACGGCTTGCTGCCTGAAACCGGCAAGATGATGACGGATGGAGAGCATGTCCCTCTCGTGAAGGCCGGTGAACGGGCCTTCGAAATCGTTCTGGCGAGAAAGGTCGCCGCGGGCACCGCCGCCACCACGTGGTTCACACGCCATAACCTGAATCCGCTGACGGAGGTGCCGGGGCACTGGCCATCCGTGTATCAGGAGATCGTGCGTAATCGCATCGACGCGATAGAGGCGGATCCCGCCCTGTGCGCCATCGAGCAGCCGGAGTACAAGAGACGCTGGGCGAGCGAGAACTGGGACCACCTGCTGTTCGACGCCCTACGTGACTGGTTGCTCGACCACTGCGAAACGCCCGAACTCTGGTACGAGCAACAAGACGGAATGCCTCGCCCTCGCCCACTGACCATTCAGGAACTATCGGATCTGCTCCAGGAGGATTCTGAGGTGCGTGAGGCCGCAAGCTTTTACGCTCCCGGCAAGCCCCTGAATAAGATCCTTCAGGATCTCATCAGTGAGCACGAGGTTCCCTATCTCGCGGCGCTCCGCCTACGCGAGTCCGGGCTGCGCAAGCGTGCCGAATGGGAGAAGGTGTGGGATCTTCAACGGCACGAGGACGAGTTGCGCCGCACAGGCAATGCCCATGCAGCCGACCAGCAGCGGGACTCCATCCCGGTGCCGCCCAAATATACGGCGAGCGACTTTCTGAAAGTCGCCTACTGGCGGCAACGCGGAAAGTTCGACGTCCCCAACGAACGCTTCGTGTCCTACCCGGGGGTCGGCGACCGGGGCAGTCCCCTGATCGGCTGGAGCGGATGGGAGAGCAGGGAGCGGGCTCACGTGTTGTGGCGTCTCGCCAACAAGTGGATCCCACCGAACAGTGAAGCCGTCGTCCCTCTCATAGCTGGCCTGCTCGAATTGTCACGCTGGCACAATCGTTCTCATTCCGAGGATCAGCACTGGATTGAGATGTTCAACCGCGCCCTGGCTACGACGGATATTGAGGGCTTTCGGACATGGCGCCCACCGAAGTCGAACCGGGGCCGACCTCGGAAGAACTCGTGA